From the Buteo buteo chromosome 1, bButBut1.hap1.1, whole genome shotgun sequence genome, one window contains:
- the USP38 gene encoding ubiquitin carboxyl-terminal hydrolase 38 isoform X1 produces MDKILEGLVSSSHPLPLKRVIVRRVVESAETPLSQAQCRAMFALSTRLVLQGPDPFQRQVGRQVLEAYGRYHRAEFEAFFNRGLVLGLLQRGYGELSNRDPAILDYIQAGLRLIMSCPSVLELFELLQVEALRLVCERPAPPLCARLCQLLGDFPQCLPRGRKLSLAFCQQLVRSIAHFQSQGSREAELRLYVSQVTQVSGLLRSVWKAEPDTLLPSLQELFAVISAADTSFEPSVALASLVQHIPLQMITVLIRSLTTDPNVKDASMTQALCRMIDWLSWPLAQHVETWVIALLKGLAAVQKFTILIDVTLLKIELVFNRLWFPLVRPGALAVLSHMLLSFQHSPEAFHLIVPHVVSLVHSFKRDGLPSSTAFLMQLTELIHCMMYHYSGFPELYEPILEAVKDMPKPTEEKIKLILSQSAWTSQSSSLPSCLSRLSGKSETGKTGLINLGNTCYMNSVIQALFMATDFRRHVLSLNLNGCNSLMRKLQHLFAFLAHTQREAYAPRIFFEASRPPWFTPRSQQDCSEYLRFLLDRLHEEERTLKALSSAKTSESIIMNEDSQTQEAVHKAQVFAEAPCMGSEERTLIEKMFGGKLKTTICCLNCKSMSQKEEAFTDLSLAFCPPASLENIGPKCMERSEVKDDYVVQTSTSATSPAGGTPFNNLEVNGGCDTIMNEGTIKDFSTEPNSENTASSELNKVQDNRDMSQRLVGKNTLSVTDLLNYFLAPEILSGDNKYYCEKCASLQNAEKTMQIIEEPEYLILTLLRFSYDPKCHIRRKILDNVSLPLVLELPVRRATSPLAVVSGGWSVGVEISDIGENLAKKLKPSGADEVTCPQLVPYMLSSVVVHSGVSSESGHYYSYARNVTGSGPSGLCHQSTALSLVSPQDKLLTEESPCTVVENELDTEMPREWFLFNDSRVTFTSFQSVQKITSRFPKDTAYVLFYKKQNSTCGFNTNSANGLWVNGDPPLQKDLMDAITKDNKLYLQEQELSARTQALQAASASCSFRPNGFDDNDPPGSCGPTGGGGGGGFSTVGRLVF; encoded by the exons ATGGACAAGATCCTGGAGGGGCTGGTGAGCTCGTCGCACCCGCTGCCGCTGAAGCGGGTGATCGTGCGGCGGGTGGTGGAGTCGGCGGAGACGCCGCTGAGCCAGGCGCAGTGCCGCGCCATGTTCGCCCTCAGCACCCGGCTGGTGCTGCAGGGCCCCGACCCCTTCCAGCGGCAGGTGGGGCGGCAGGTGCTGGAGGCCTACGGCCGCTACCACCGCGCCGAGTTCGAGGCCTTCTTCAACCGCGGGCTCGTCCTCGGCCTCCTGCAGCGCGGCTACGGCGAGCTGAGCAACCGCGACCCCGCCATCCTCGACTACATCCAGGCGGGGCTGCGCCTCATCATGAGCTGCCCCTCGGTGCTGGAGCTCTTCGAGCTGCTGCAGGTGGAAGCGCTGCGGCTGGTGTGCGagcggccggcgccgccgctcTGCGCCcgcctctgccagctgctgggcGACTTCCCGCAGTGCCTGCCCCGCGGCAGAAAGCTCTCCCTCGccttctgccagcagctggTGCGCAGCATCGCCCACTTccagagccagggcagccgGGAGGCCGAGCTGCGCCTCTACGTCTCGCAGGTCACCCAGGTCAGCGGGCTGCTGCGCAGCGTCTGGAAGGCCGAGCCCGACACCCTGCTGCCCTCCTTGCAGGAGCTCTTCGCCGTCATCTCCGCCGCCG ATACTTCATTCGAACCTTCTGTTGCACTGGCGAGTCTTGTGCAGCACATACCATTACAGATGATTACAGTACTCATCAGGAGCCTTACTACAGATCCAAATGTGAAAGATGCAAGTATGACTCAAGCTCTGTGCAG AATGATCGATTGGTTGTCCTGGCCTCTGGCTCAGCATGTGGAAACATGGGTGATTGCACTGCTGAAAGGACTGGCTGCAGTCCAGAAATTTACCATCCTCATTGATGTCACTCTGCTTAAGATCGAATTG gtcTTTAATCGACTTTGGTTTCCTCTAGTGAGGCCTGGTGCCCTTGCTGTCCTCTCCCACATGTTACTTAGTTTTCAGCATTCTCCAGAAGCTTTTCATTTG ATTGTCCCGCATGTGGTCAGTTTGGTTCACTCCTTCAAAAGAGATGGCTTACCTTCCAGTACAGCCTTTTTGATGCAGTTGACTGAGTTGATACACTGTATGATGTATCATTATTCAGGATTTCCAGAGCTCTATGAACCCATTTTGGAAGCTGTTAAG GATATGCCCAAACCCACGGAAGAGAAGATTAAGTTAATTCTCAGTCAGAGTGCCTGGACTTCTCAATCCAGTTCTTTGCCGTCTTGTTTATCTAGACTTTCTGGAAAATCTGAAACTGGGAAGACAGGCTTAATTAATCTAGGAAATACTTGCTACATGAACAGTGTTATTCAGGCACTTTTTATGGCTACAGA TTTCAGAAGACATGTTTTATCTCTGAATCTAAATGGGTGTAATTCACTAATGAGAAAATTACAGCATCTTTTTGCGTTTTTGGCCCATACCCAG AGGGAGGCATATGCTCCTAGAATTTTCTTTGAGGCTTCCAGACCACCATGGTTCACCCCTCGATCCCAGCAGGATTGCTCAGAATATCTCAGATTCCTGCTAGACAG gCTGCATGAAGAAGAGAGAACCTTGAAAGCGCTGTCTTCAGCAAAGACTTCTGAAAGTATAATAATGAATGAAGATTCCCAGACACAAGAAGCTGTCCATAAAGCGCAAGTATTTGCTGAAGCACCTTGTATGGGAAGTGAAGAAAGAACTCTGATAGAGAAGATGTTTGGAGGAAAATTGAAGACTACTATATGCTGTTTGAACTGCAAAAGTATGTCTCAAAAGGAAGAAGCTTTCACAGATCTCTCTCTGGCTTTCTGTCCTCCAGCTTCCTTGGAGAACATTGGCCCAAAATGTATGGAACGTTCTGAAGTGAAAGATGACTACGTGGTGCAAACTAGTACTTCAGCAACTAGTCCTGCTGGAGGAACCCCTTTCAATAATTTGGAAGTAAATGGTGGATGTGACACAATAATGAATGAAGGAACcataaaagatttttctacTGAGCCAAACTCTGAGAATACTGCAAGTTCTGAACTCAACAAAGTTCAAGATAATAGGGATATGTCTCAGAGGCTAGTAGGTAAAAACACCCTGTCAGTTACAGActtactgaattattttctggCACCTGAGATCCTCAGTGGAGACAATAAGTATTATTGTGAAAAGTGTGCCTCTCTACAGAATGCTGAGAAAACTATGCAAATCATTGAGGAACCCGAATACCTCATTCTCACTCTCTTGAGATTTTCATATGATCCAAAGTGTCATATAAGGCGCAAAATCTTGGACAATGTGTCTCTGCCACTTGTTTTGGAACTGCCAGTCAGAAGAGCAACATCGCCACTAGCTGTAGTTTCAGGAGGTTGGTCTGTTGGTGTTGAGATTTCTGATATTGGAGAAAATCTTGCTAAAAAACTGAAGCCCTCAGGTGCTGATGAAGTGACCTGCCCCCAATTGGTGCCCTACATGTTAAGCTCTGTGGTGGTGCATTCTGGTGTATCCTCTGAAAGTGGACATTATTATTCATATGCTAGAAATGTTACTGGGTCAGGGCCTTCAGGACTCTGCCATCAGTCTACAGCTCTTTCTTTAGTTTCTCCTCAGGATAAGTTGTTGACAGAGGAGAGTCCTTGTACTGTTGTAGAAAATGAGCTGGACACTGAGATGCCAAGAGAATGGTTTCTGTTCAATGACAGCAGAGTGACATTTACCTCATTTCAGTCAGTCCAGAAAATTACCAGTAGATTTCCAAAGGACACTGCTTATGTTCTGTtttacaagaaacaaaatagcACCTGTGGCTTCAACACCAATTCGGCAAATGGACTCTGGGTAAATGGAGACCCTCCCCTACAAAAAGACCTCATGGATGCAATTACAAAAGATAACAAACTGTACTTGCAG
- the USP38 gene encoding ubiquitin carboxyl-terminal hydrolase 38 isoform X2 gives MLLSFQHSPEAFHLIVPHVVSLVHSFKRDGLPSSTAFLMQLTELIHCMMYHYSGFPELYEPILEAVKDMPKPTEEKIKLILSQSAWTSQSSSLPSCLSRLSGKSETGKTGLINLGNTCYMNSVIQALFMATDFRRHVLSLNLNGCNSLMRKLQHLFAFLAHTQREAYAPRIFFEASRPPWFTPRSQQDCSEYLRFLLDRLHEEERTLKALSSAKTSESIIMNEDSQTQEAVHKAQVFAEAPCMGSEERTLIEKMFGGKLKTTICCLNCKSMSQKEEAFTDLSLAFCPPASLENIGPKCMERSEVKDDYVVQTSTSATSPAGGTPFNNLEVNGGCDTIMNEGTIKDFSTEPNSENTASSELNKVQDNRDMSQRLVGKNTLSVTDLLNYFLAPEILSGDNKYYCEKCASLQNAEKTMQIIEEPEYLILTLLRFSYDPKCHIRRKILDNVSLPLVLELPVRRATSPLAVVSGGWSVGVEISDIGENLAKKLKPSGADEVTCPQLVPYMLSSVVVHSGVSSESGHYYSYARNVTGSGPSGLCHQSTALSLVSPQDKLLTEESPCTVVENELDTEMPREWFLFNDSRVTFTSFQSVQKITSRFPKDTAYVLFYKKQNSTCGFNTNSANGLWVNGDPPLQKDLMDAITKDNKLYLQEQELSARTQALQAASASCSFRPNGFDDNDPPGSCGPTGGGGGGGFSTVGRLVF, from the exons ATGTTACTTAGTTTTCAGCATTCTCCAGAAGCTTTTCATTTG ATTGTCCCGCATGTGGTCAGTTTGGTTCACTCCTTCAAAAGAGATGGCTTACCTTCCAGTACAGCCTTTTTGATGCAGTTGACTGAGTTGATACACTGTATGATGTATCATTATTCAGGATTTCCAGAGCTCTATGAACCCATTTTGGAAGCTGTTAAG GATATGCCCAAACCCACGGAAGAGAAGATTAAGTTAATTCTCAGTCAGAGTGCCTGGACTTCTCAATCCAGTTCTTTGCCGTCTTGTTTATCTAGACTTTCTGGAAAATCTGAAACTGGGAAGACAGGCTTAATTAATCTAGGAAATACTTGCTACATGAACAGTGTTATTCAGGCACTTTTTATGGCTACAGA TTTCAGAAGACATGTTTTATCTCTGAATCTAAATGGGTGTAATTCACTAATGAGAAAATTACAGCATCTTTTTGCGTTTTTGGCCCATACCCAG AGGGAGGCATATGCTCCTAGAATTTTCTTTGAGGCTTCCAGACCACCATGGTTCACCCCTCGATCCCAGCAGGATTGCTCAGAATATCTCAGATTCCTGCTAGACAG gCTGCATGAAGAAGAGAGAACCTTGAAAGCGCTGTCTTCAGCAAAGACTTCTGAAAGTATAATAATGAATGAAGATTCCCAGACACAAGAAGCTGTCCATAAAGCGCAAGTATTTGCTGAAGCACCTTGTATGGGAAGTGAAGAAAGAACTCTGATAGAGAAGATGTTTGGAGGAAAATTGAAGACTACTATATGCTGTTTGAACTGCAAAAGTATGTCTCAAAAGGAAGAAGCTTTCACAGATCTCTCTCTGGCTTTCTGTCCTCCAGCTTCCTTGGAGAACATTGGCCCAAAATGTATGGAACGTTCTGAAGTGAAAGATGACTACGTGGTGCAAACTAGTACTTCAGCAACTAGTCCTGCTGGAGGAACCCCTTTCAATAATTTGGAAGTAAATGGTGGATGTGACACAATAATGAATGAAGGAACcataaaagatttttctacTGAGCCAAACTCTGAGAATACTGCAAGTTCTGAACTCAACAAAGTTCAAGATAATAGGGATATGTCTCAGAGGCTAGTAGGTAAAAACACCCTGTCAGTTACAGActtactgaattattttctggCACCTGAGATCCTCAGTGGAGACAATAAGTATTATTGTGAAAAGTGTGCCTCTCTACAGAATGCTGAGAAAACTATGCAAATCATTGAGGAACCCGAATACCTCATTCTCACTCTCTTGAGATTTTCATATGATCCAAAGTGTCATATAAGGCGCAAAATCTTGGACAATGTGTCTCTGCCACTTGTTTTGGAACTGCCAGTCAGAAGAGCAACATCGCCACTAGCTGTAGTTTCAGGAGGTTGGTCTGTTGGTGTTGAGATTTCTGATATTGGAGAAAATCTTGCTAAAAAACTGAAGCCCTCAGGTGCTGATGAAGTGACCTGCCCCCAATTGGTGCCCTACATGTTAAGCTCTGTGGTGGTGCATTCTGGTGTATCCTCTGAAAGTGGACATTATTATTCATATGCTAGAAATGTTACTGGGTCAGGGCCTTCAGGACTCTGCCATCAGTCTACAGCTCTTTCTTTAGTTTCTCCTCAGGATAAGTTGTTGACAGAGGAGAGTCCTTGTACTGTTGTAGAAAATGAGCTGGACACTGAGATGCCAAGAGAATGGTTTCTGTTCAATGACAGCAGAGTGACATTTACCTCATTTCAGTCAGTCCAGAAAATTACCAGTAGATTTCCAAAGGACACTGCTTATGTTCTGTtttacaagaaacaaaatagcACCTGTGGCTTCAACACCAATTCGGCAAATGGACTCTGGGTAAATGGAGACCCTCCCCTACAAAAAGACCTCATGGATGCAATTACAAAAGATAACAAACTGTACTTGCAG
- the USP38 gene encoding ubiquitin carboxyl-terminal hydrolase 38 isoform X3: MQLTELIHCMMYHYSGFPELYEPILEAVKDMPKPTEEKIKLILSQSAWTSQSSSLPSCLSRLSGKSETGKTGLINLGNTCYMNSVIQALFMATDFRRHVLSLNLNGCNSLMRKLQHLFAFLAHTQREAYAPRIFFEASRPPWFTPRSQQDCSEYLRFLLDRLHEEERTLKALSSAKTSESIIMNEDSQTQEAVHKAQVFAEAPCMGSEERTLIEKMFGGKLKTTICCLNCKSMSQKEEAFTDLSLAFCPPASLENIGPKCMERSEVKDDYVVQTSTSATSPAGGTPFNNLEVNGGCDTIMNEGTIKDFSTEPNSENTASSELNKVQDNRDMSQRLVGKNTLSVTDLLNYFLAPEILSGDNKYYCEKCASLQNAEKTMQIIEEPEYLILTLLRFSYDPKCHIRRKILDNVSLPLVLELPVRRATSPLAVVSGGWSVGVEISDIGENLAKKLKPSGADEVTCPQLVPYMLSSVVVHSGVSSESGHYYSYARNVTGSGPSGLCHQSTALSLVSPQDKLLTEESPCTVVENELDTEMPREWFLFNDSRVTFTSFQSVQKITSRFPKDTAYVLFYKKQNSTCGFNTNSANGLWVNGDPPLQKDLMDAITKDNKLYLQEQELSARTQALQAASASCSFRPNGFDDNDPPGSCGPTGGGGGGGFSTVGRLVF, encoded by the exons ATGCAGTTGACTGAGTTGATACACTGTATGATGTATCATTATTCAGGATTTCCAGAGCTCTATGAACCCATTTTGGAAGCTGTTAAG GATATGCCCAAACCCACGGAAGAGAAGATTAAGTTAATTCTCAGTCAGAGTGCCTGGACTTCTCAATCCAGTTCTTTGCCGTCTTGTTTATCTAGACTTTCTGGAAAATCTGAAACTGGGAAGACAGGCTTAATTAATCTAGGAAATACTTGCTACATGAACAGTGTTATTCAGGCACTTTTTATGGCTACAGA TTTCAGAAGACATGTTTTATCTCTGAATCTAAATGGGTGTAATTCACTAATGAGAAAATTACAGCATCTTTTTGCGTTTTTGGCCCATACCCAG AGGGAGGCATATGCTCCTAGAATTTTCTTTGAGGCTTCCAGACCACCATGGTTCACCCCTCGATCCCAGCAGGATTGCTCAGAATATCTCAGATTCCTGCTAGACAG gCTGCATGAAGAAGAGAGAACCTTGAAAGCGCTGTCTTCAGCAAAGACTTCTGAAAGTATAATAATGAATGAAGATTCCCAGACACAAGAAGCTGTCCATAAAGCGCAAGTATTTGCTGAAGCACCTTGTATGGGAAGTGAAGAAAGAACTCTGATAGAGAAGATGTTTGGAGGAAAATTGAAGACTACTATATGCTGTTTGAACTGCAAAAGTATGTCTCAAAAGGAAGAAGCTTTCACAGATCTCTCTCTGGCTTTCTGTCCTCCAGCTTCCTTGGAGAACATTGGCCCAAAATGTATGGAACGTTCTGAAGTGAAAGATGACTACGTGGTGCAAACTAGTACTTCAGCAACTAGTCCTGCTGGAGGAACCCCTTTCAATAATTTGGAAGTAAATGGTGGATGTGACACAATAATGAATGAAGGAACcataaaagatttttctacTGAGCCAAACTCTGAGAATACTGCAAGTTCTGAACTCAACAAAGTTCAAGATAATAGGGATATGTCTCAGAGGCTAGTAGGTAAAAACACCCTGTCAGTTACAGActtactgaattattttctggCACCTGAGATCCTCAGTGGAGACAATAAGTATTATTGTGAAAAGTGTGCCTCTCTACAGAATGCTGAGAAAACTATGCAAATCATTGAGGAACCCGAATACCTCATTCTCACTCTCTTGAGATTTTCATATGATCCAAAGTGTCATATAAGGCGCAAAATCTTGGACAATGTGTCTCTGCCACTTGTTTTGGAACTGCCAGTCAGAAGAGCAACATCGCCACTAGCTGTAGTTTCAGGAGGTTGGTCTGTTGGTGTTGAGATTTCTGATATTGGAGAAAATCTTGCTAAAAAACTGAAGCCCTCAGGTGCTGATGAAGTGACCTGCCCCCAATTGGTGCCCTACATGTTAAGCTCTGTGGTGGTGCATTCTGGTGTATCCTCTGAAAGTGGACATTATTATTCATATGCTAGAAATGTTACTGGGTCAGGGCCTTCAGGACTCTGCCATCAGTCTACAGCTCTTTCTTTAGTTTCTCCTCAGGATAAGTTGTTGACAGAGGAGAGTCCTTGTACTGTTGTAGAAAATGAGCTGGACACTGAGATGCCAAGAGAATGGTTTCTGTTCAATGACAGCAGAGTGACATTTACCTCATTTCAGTCAGTCCAGAAAATTACCAGTAGATTTCCAAAGGACACTGCTTATGTTCTGTtttacaagaaacaaaatagcACCTGTGGCTTCAACACCAATTCGGCAAATGGACTCTGGGTAAATGGAGACCCTCCCCTACAAAAAGACCTCATGGATGCAATTACAAAAGATAACAAACTGTACTTGCAG